One stretch of Tepiditoga spiralis DNA includes these proteins:
- a CDS encoding DNA gyrase/topoisomerase IV subunit B, with product MSEKQYSGNEIKILKGLEPVRMRPGMYIGSTSKAGLNHLVYEIVDNSVDEHINGYCDEIDIKIHSDDSIEVMDNGRGIPVDIHPTEGKSTLEVVMTVLHAGGKFDKKAYKVSGGLHGVGASVVNALSEYMETRVYKDGNIYFQRYKRGIPENDVQIIGKTDRTGTHQKFRPDPEIFEEGDVAVESYSIQNRLREIAFLNSNLKINFSDEKKQIKELFHFSGGLEEFLEYEIKKRKKIKISPPIYINGTYMHKKDEMEMQVEVEFCYTNSDEAQIISFVNNIRTIDGGEHESGFKLCLTRTMNEYAKKLNIIKEKDPNFTGEDVREGILAIIHVKMANPIFEGQTKGKLGSKYARDAVNQVVNEKLTLYLDSHNKECKTMLDRIQFASKKRLAAKKARESIKRKSVFENSTLPGKLADCTSKDPNVSEIFIVEGDSAGGNAKQARDRYYQAILPLRGKILNTEKTDFLRLLKSEQIMNIVTALGTSIGEEFNPEKLRYGKIIIMTDADVDGMHIRTLLLTFFFRYARELVENGNVYIAQPPLYRFEVDKKHFYLYTENELEKLKAQYSGKKIKVQRYKGLGEMNPDQLWETTMDIKTRKMLKIKIEDLEMVDETIDVLMGSDPSLRRNFIEENAHRVKELDV from the coding sequence ATGTCCGAAAAGCAATATTCAGGAAATGAAATAAAAATTCTTAAAGGTTTAGAACCTGTGAGAATGAGACCTGGTATGTACATAGGATCAACAAGTAAAGCTGGATTAAACCATTTAGTTTATGAAATAGTTGATAATTCAGTAGATGAACATATAAATGGTTATTGTGATGAAATAGATATAAAAATTCATTCTGATGACTCAATAGAAGTTATGGATAATGGAAGAGGTATTCCTGTTGATATACATCCAACAGAAGGGAAAAGTACTCTTGAAGTCGTAATGACTGTTTTACATGCTGGTGGAAAATTTGATAAAAAAGCATATAAAGTTAGTGGTGGGTTACATGGAGTTGGAGCTTCTGTTGTAAATGCCCTATCTGAATATATGGAAACAAGAGTTTATAAAGATGGAAATATTTATTTTCAACGATATAAAAGAGGTATACCAGAAAATGATGTACAAATAATAGGGAAAACGGATAGAACTGGTACTCATCAAAAATTTAGACCTGATCCAGAAATTTTTGAAGAAGGAGACGTTGCTGTAGAATCTTACTCTATCCAAAACAGACTTAGAGAAATAGCTTTCTTAAATTCTAATTTAAAAATAAATTTTTCAGATGAAAAAAAACAAATTAAAGAATTATTTCATTTTTCAGGAGGTTTAGAAGAATTTTTAGAATATGAAATAAAAAAGAGAAAAAAAATAAAAATATCTCCGCCAATTTATATAAATGGAACTTATATGCATAAAAAAGATGAAATGGAAATGCAAGTAGAAGTTGAATTTTGTTATACAAACTCTGATGAAGCCCAGATTATATCTTTTGTAAATAATATAAGAACAATTGATGGAGGAGAACATGAATCTGGGTTTAAATTATGCTTGACAAGAACTATGAATGAATATGCTAAAAAATTGAATATTATAAAAGAAAAAGATCCAAATTTTACTGGTGAAGATGTAAGAGAGGGCATATTAGCAATAATTCATGTTAAAATGGCTAATCCGATTTTTGAAGGTCAAACAAAAGGAAAATTAGGATCTAAATACGCAAGAGATGCAGTTAATCAAGTTGTTAATGAAAAACTAACCTTATATCTTGATTCTCATAATAAAGAATGTAAAACAATGTTAGATAGAATTCAATTTGCATCTAAAAAAAGATTAGCTGCAAAAAAAGCAAGAGAAAGTATAAAAAGAAAATCTGTTTTTGAAAATAGCACATTACCAGGTAAATTAGCAGATTGTACCTCAAAAGATCCAAATGTCTCAGAAATATTTATAGTAGAAGGAGATTCTGCTGGAGGGAATGCTAAACAAGCAAGAGATAGATACTATCAAGCAATTTTACCTTTAAGAGGAAAAATTTTAAATACTGAAAAAACAGATTTTTTACGCTTATTAAAAAGCGAACAAATAATGAATATAGTTACAGCTCTTGGAACAAGTATAGGAGAAGAATTTAATCCAGAAAAGTTGAGATATGGAAAAATAATAATAATGACTGATGCTGATGTTGACGGAATGCATATAAGAACTCTTTTGCTTACTTTTTTCTTTAGATATGCAAGAGAATTAGTTGAAAATGGAAATGTTTATATAGCACAACCACCTTTATATAGATTTGAAGTTGATAAAAAGCACTTTTATCTTTATACTGAAAATGAACTCGAAAAATTAAAAGCACAGTATTCAGGTAAAAAAATTAAAGTTCAAAGATATAAAGGACTTGGAGAAATGAATCCAGATCAATTATGGGAAACAACAATGGATATAAAAACACGAAAAATGCTGAAAATAAAAATAGAAGATTTAGAAATGGTAGATGAAACAATAGATGTTTTAATGGGAAGTGACCCATCATTGAGAAGAAATTTTATAGAAGAAAATGCACATAGAGTAAAGGAATTAGATGTTTAA
- a CDS encoding DciA family protein, whose protein sequence is MSDFIKDILKSLSKKDKIIKKIYNTSSIEDIWNNVIEKKLKKYTKIENYETKNKILIVSCNKNIVMQEILFKKNEIIKIINEQLNEEIVVDIKVIRR, encoded by the coding sequence TTGTCAGACTTTATAAAAGATATTTTGAAATCTCTTTCAAAAAAAGATAAAATAATAAAAAAAATATATAATACTTCTTCAATAGAAGATATTTGGAACAATGTTATAGAAAAAAAATTAAAAAAATATACAAAAATTGAAAACTATGAAACTAAAAATAAAATACTAATTGTATCATGCAATAAAAATATTGTTATGCAGGAAATCTTATTTAAAAAAAATGAAATAATAAAAATAATCAATGAGCAATTAAATGAAGAAATTGTTGTTGATATAAAGGTTATACGGAGGTGA
- a CDS encoding aminotransferase class IV, which translates to MFYNGIEWSEYPLISADDDGFVRGYSIYEVFRTYSKQFFALSKNYLRLKKSSDFLGIEIPSFEKILEILEQAKKLHSFQEYRFKLYVTPYTASIKSFYLFVEEIKDDKELIDEGVVLNIARERKPHAPVVPYYVKTPLNGFTRYLNKKYDYYYDSIVLNEFGYVTECTYSNIFFVNSGVLITPYLSAGVLPGITRENVIELSKNLSIEVEERNVELWELLSAEEVFITHTSRGIVPVKRIYPHFTFSVPGIVTDTLLQNWSDFIKDYPEEKI; encoded by the coding sequence ATGTTTTATAATGGAATAGAATGGTCTGAATATCCTTTAATTTCTGCTGATGATGATGGTTTTGTTAGAGGATATTCCATATATGAGGTTTTTAGAACTTATTCAAAACAATTTTTTGCTTTAAGTAAAAATTACTTAAGATTAAAAAAATCATCTGACTTTTTAGGTATTGAAATACCTTCTTTTGAAAAAATACTAGAAATATTAGAACAAGCTAAAAAATTACATTCTTTTCAAGAATACAGATTTAAACTATATGTTACTCCATATACTGCTTCAATAAAATCTTTTTATTTATTTGTTGAAGAAATAAAAGATGACAAAGAATTAATAGATGAAGGAGTAGTATTAAATATTGCCAGAGAAAGAAAACCTCATGCACCAGTTGTTCCATATTATGTAAAAACACCTTTAAATGGGTTCACTAGATATTTAAATAAAAAATATGATTATTACTATGATTCAATTGTTTTAAATGAATTTGGATATGTAACAGAATGTACGTATTCAAACATATTTTTTGTTAATAGTGGTGTATTAATAACCCCTTATCTCTCTGCTGGAGTTCTTCCTGGAATAACAAGGGAAAATGTTATAGAGCTTTCTAAAAATCTTTCAATAGAAGTTGAAGAAAGAAATGTTGAACTTTGGGAATTATTATCTGCCGAAGAAGTATTTATAACTCATACATCAAGAGGAATTGTACCAGTAAAGAGAATATATCCGCACTTTACATTTTCAGTTCCAGGAATAGTAACAGATACTTTATTACAAAATTGGTCAGACTTTATAAAAGACTATCCAGAGGAAAAAATTTAA
- the mtaB gene encoding tRNA (N(6)-L-threonylcarbamoyladenosine(37)-C(2))-methylthiotransferase MtaB, producing MKKISLITFGCKMNQAETQKISEVFEDLGFSTCFDEKDGKSDFYFINTCTVTSEAERKIRQLIRRIKRKNNSSKIIAGGCYVHTDAESILKSGADLILGNHEKKEIQKYYNKTGIFLDKSYWLKEDKVIVPERSYGNRTRIFLPIEEGCLNACSYCRIIFARGTKIRSLTIHDVLNNIKKYINTGYKEIVLTGINMEYFGYGLNENLEKLLFQIEKNFSKEDVRIRLTSLYPDSINENISKLLNESNIFEKHVHFSMQHISSNILKNMGRRYSERTIYKSVEMLRKYNELFSITADLIVGFPGETNKDFEILLKGVNDLKLLKTHSFRFSPRPFTKAERMKKQIPSEIKKQRIKILNKESLKTSKKYLENFQNKKVKVLFESKENNFYCGYDEYYIYHYSKDVLQKGFNNTIIKSVIPEGVVSNVL from the coding sequence TTGAAAAAAATATCATTAATTACATTTGGTTGTAAAATGAACCAGGCCGAAACACAAAAAATTTCTGAAGTGTTTGAGGACCTGGGTTTTTCTACATGTTTTGATGAAAAAGATGGGAAAAGTGATTTTTATTTTATTAATACCTGTACTGTTACATCAGAAGCAGAAAGAAAAATAAGGCAATTGATAAGAAGAATAAAAAGAAAAAACAATTCTTCTAAAATAATTGCTGGTGGATGTTATGTTCATACAGATGCTGAATCTATACTAAAAAGCGGAGCTGACTTAATTTTAGGAAATCATGAAAAAAAAGAAATACAAAAATATTATAATAAAACTGGAATTTTTTTAGATAAATCTTATTGGTTAAAAGAAGACAAAGTAATAGTTCCAGAAAGGTCTTATGGTAATAGAACGCGTATTTTTCTTCCAATAGAAGAAGGGTGTTTAAATGCGTGTTCTTATTGTAGAATAATATTTGCAAGAGGAACTAAAATTAGATCTTTAACTATACATGATGTACTAAACAACATAAAAAAATATATAAATACTGGGTATAAAGAAATAGTTTTAACTGGAATAAATATGGAATATTTTGGTTATGGTTTAAACGAAAATTTAGAAAAGCTTTTATTTCAAATAGAAAAAAATTTTTCAAAAGAAGATGTTAGGATAAGATTAACTTCACTCTATCCAGATTCAATAAATGAAAATATATCAAAATTATTGAATGAAAGCAATATTTTTGAAAAACATGTACATTTTTCTATGCAGCATATATCTTCAAATATCTTGAAAAATATGGGAAGAAGATATAGTGAAAGAACTATTTATAAAAGTGTAGAAATGCTCAGAAAATACAATGAACTTTTTTCAATTACAGCAGATTTAATTGTAGGATTTCCAGGAGAAACAAATAAAGATTTTGAAATATTGTTAAAAGGCGTAAATGATTTAAAACTTTTAAAAACTCATAGTTTTAGATTTTCACCAAGACCTTTTACAAAAGCAGAAAGAATGAAAAAACAAATTCCTTCTGAAATAAAGAAACAAAGAATTAAAATTTTAAATAAAGAATCTTTAAAAACTTCAAAAAAATATCTCGAAAATTTTCAAAATAAGAAAGTAAAAGTACTTTTTGAAAGTAAAGAAAATAATTTTTATTGTGGATATGATGAATACTATATATATCATTATTCTAAAGACGTTTTACAAAAAGGATTTAATAATACAATAATAAAATCTGTTATTCCGGAAGGAGTTGTTTCGAATGTTTTATAA
- a CDS encoding HPP family protein, producing MKATDIMERDLTAIMSDETVKRFIMICQRHGISALPVVNDDYKLVGYLSESGIISSSLPGYLQLMESSAFIPDSQQFFKGLKNIINKPVSEFMIENPHKVYVDDTALHVADIMIKNKLKLIPVIDQEERLVGIIRRIDLLSKAAKGENI from the coding sequence ATGAAAGCAACTGATATAATGGAAAGAGATTTAACTGCTATAATGTCTGATGAAACAGTAAAAAGATTTATTATGATATGTCAAAGACATGGTATTTCTGCACTTCCAGTAGTTAATGATGATTACAAATTAGTTGGGTATCTTAGTGAAAGTGGTATTATTTCTTCATCTTTACCAGGATATTTACAATTAATGGAAAGTAGTGCTTTTATACCAGATAGTCAACAATTTTTTAAAGGGTTAAAAAATATAATAAATAAACCAGTTAGTGAATTTATGATTGAAAATCCTCATAAAGTTTATGTGGATGATACTGCATTGCATGTTGCAGATATAATGATAAAAAATAAATTAAAATTAATTCCAGTAATCGATCAAGAAGAAAGATTAGTAGGAATAATAAGAAGAATAGATTTATTGAGTAAAGCAGCGAAAGGAGAAAATATTTAA
- a CDS encoding 1-phosphofructokinase family hexose kinase produces the protein MKYDLLSVTMNPSLDREVVVDNFKTDQLFRINNPSNSVMDPGGKGINVSLMLSTLGINSISTGFLGGFIGKVIQKGLSSVNEITTNFVYTRESTRENIEILDTLNNTITEINSMGPFITEEDYDHFLKRYRSTISLTENVLISGSIPPGVPINSYSKLLEIAKSENKRTFLEAIGPHFDQAIRENCADVVRVDLRKRTSRVLGSKLEKIEDFIETGKEILNYGAKLVIMSFHIVGDVVITNDGIWLFTVKEEIDNSHLLGTGDAFMAGIIYYLLKNELNYFEAAKYGMASAISSARYIGKILGNEDEVKNDLGKFEIKRLD, from the coding sequence TGATCAATTATTTAGAATAAATAACCCTTCAAATTCAGTTATGGATCCTGGAGGAAAAGGAATAAATGTTTCTTTAATGTTATCAACTTTAGGAATTAATTCAATAAGTACTGGATTTCTTGGTGGTTTTATTGGAAAGGTTATTCAAAAAGGATTATCTAGTGTAAATGAAATTACAACTAACTTTGTGTATACAAGAGAAAGCACTAGAGAAAATATTGAAATACTAGATACCCTAAATAACACTATAACAGAAATAAACTCCATGGGACCTTTTATTACCGAAGAAGACTATGATCATTTTTTAAAAAGATATAGAAGCACTATATCTTTAACTGAAAATGTTTTAATTTCAGGTAGCATTCCTCCTGGCGTGCCAATAAATTCTTATTCTAAACTTTTAGAAATTGCTAAATCAGAAAATAAAAGAACATTTTTAGAAGCAATAGGTCCCCACTTTGATCAAGCAATTAGAGAAAATTGTGCTGATGTTGTAAGAGTTGATTTAAGAAAAAGAACTTCAAGAGTACTTGGAAGCAAATTAGAAAAAATCGAAGATTTTATTGAAACTGGAAAAGAAATACTAAATTATGGTGCAAAATTAGTAATTATGAGCTTTCATATTGTTGGAGATGTTGTAATTACAAATGATGGAATTTGGTTATTTACTGTTAAAGAAGAAATTGACAATTCACATCTATTAGGAACTGGTGATGCTTTTATGGCTGGAATAATATATTATTTATTAAAAAACGAATTAAACTATTTTGAAGCAGCTAAGTATGGAATGGCTAGTGCAATTTCTTCTGCACGATATATAGGGAAAATATTAGGTAATGAAGATGAAGTTAAAAATGATTTAGGCAAATTTGAAATCAAAAGATTAGATTAA